The genomic DNA AAAGCCGGAGGCATTCCGGCCCCGCAGAAAAGGAGCAAATGATGATCGGGAAATTGCTGACGTACGGCCTGATCGGCGGTCTGGCGACCGTTCTGATCGGAGGCAGCGCGTATGTTCTCATCCGCGCGGAAAGCCAATCCATACAAATGGAGCAATACCGCAACAGTCAAAATCAGGATCCTCTGGGACGCGGTGCGGGGGCCGAATCGAACGGTCCTTCCGGCGAGAATCAGTCCGGAGGCCAAAGCGCGGATCAGAACGGATCCTCCAACCGTCCCGCCGACGCCGGCCAGGGGAACGGATCTCCGGCATTCTCATCCGCTGCTTCCGCAGCGCTTTCCGCCGACGAGATCGCCCTGACCGCGTCCCTGCTGGAAGAGGAAAAACTCGCCCGCGACGTCTACCTCGAGCTGTACCGGCGATGGGAATACAACGCATTCCAAAACATCTCGCAAAGCGAACAGACCCATATGGATGCGTTGATCTCACTCCTCGCCGGCGGAGGGATCTCCGATCCGCTGGCCGGGTTTGGAGAAGGCGAATTTCCGACGGCCGCGGTCCAGGAGCTTTATGCGCAATTCACCGCCATGGGATCGGAATCGCTGGCCTCGGCGCTTCGGGCCGGAGCCGCCATCGAGGAAATCGACATCCTGGATCTCGAACGGATTCAGAGTGGAACGTCGGCGCCCGCGTTGCTTAATGTTCTGGATAATCTGCGCCGGGGATCGATCAACCATTTGCAGGCCTACAGCGCCGCCTATGAGCGGGAGACGGGAACCTCGTACATCCCCCAATATATGAGTCAGGAGGCGTACGATGCGCTTATGGCCGGTGCCGGGCGCGGCGCGCGCGGCCCGCAGGGAGGTGGAAAGGGCGGCGGCTCCCGGGAAGGATCCTGCGGATAATCCCGCAATCATTTTCCACAAAGAAAAAGCCGACGGAGAACATCACTTTCGCCGGCTTTTTTCTTCTGCAAATGCCTATCGCCGGTCTTCAAAGCCCGTTCGAGATTCCCTCGCCTCGCGCAGAGCGGCGATTTTATTGCAGACAATATCCGCGTCCTCAATACCCTCAAGGGCCACGCCGCCAACCGTGACGGTCCCCCTTCCTCCGGAATGACGATCCAATTTCACATCACAGATTCCATGGATGTTCTCGGATCGTCGATCCTGCTCTCCCGGCCCCCAAACGGCGATGATCCTTTCCTCGGTTAGGAAGTACCTCGTTTTTTTTCGTTTACGAAAATCGCGAATGTCTTCCCGGAAATGATAGGGCAACGGTGGAGAGAAGGATAGCGATGCGCAGAGAAGCAGCACACACTCCCGGTCAAGGAATGACCCTATGGGCATGGGGTGCTCGTGCGCATATTTCAAGGACTGGGAGAGAATAAGATAAATGGAAAAAAGCCAGGCCAACCCAAGGATGATAAGGAACCTAAACTCCTGATAATTAATTTTTCGGACTAAGAATCCCCGATAGGGCAGACCATTCCAGACTACCCATTCTCCGGGACGAAGGTCGGGAGGATTCATCCCGCTGTCCTCTTCCATCATGATCCCATTCCCTCTGCCGTGAATCTCCGATTGCTCCGGGTGCGAGTTGGCAATTCACCCCTATAAAACGGCTTTTTCCCTCGGGCCGATCCACATGCCTTGGTGGTCGCTCCAATGCCATCCATCGGCCTTGATTTTCAGCGGACGCCGTTCCCAGCCCGCCCGCACCCGCTCGCGGGTCGCTTCCCAAGTCCGCAAGCCGCTCAGGGAATCGGCGGCTTCGACGTTGCAGGCGCCGACGGCCACCGCCATCGTCATAGCCTCGCCGATCGACGTCCGCCGCAGCAATCCGCCCAGGAAGCCGGCGATGGTCGAATCTCCGGCGCCGGTGGTGCCGACGGCGTTCACCGCAAAGCATGGAATCCACCGCTCGCGGTCGGCCCAGGACGCCTCCGGGGCCGGGCGGGCCCGGCCTATGGTTTTCAGCGCCGCCCCGCCGGCGGTGCGCATGTACGCCCCGTGCTCACCCATTTTCACCAGGATGATCTTCACGCCCATGTCGAGCAATTCCCCGCCGATGTCCTCCAGCAAACGCGGATCCGCCGGCCGCGAAAATCCGTCCGTCGACGAGAGCCGTTCGAACTCCGAGCGCCGCAAGGTGAACAGGAGTTCCTCCAGACTTGGGAGGAAGATATCCACGTAGGGCATGGCGCCCCGGTAGATTTGCCGCCAGTCGACTGAGCCGCTTTCCGCGTTGCGATCCGGCAGCGACATATCCAGTGAAGTGGTCGCCCCGGTTTCCTTGGCGGAGCGCATCACGCGGGCAAGTTCGCTTCCCCCGTCCACGTACATCCGCCGCAGCGCCGGCGGGTAGCCGAAATGGAATATATCCGCGCCGCGGACGGCCTCGAAGTCGATGTCGGCGGAGGAAAAGGTGTCGTTGGCGCCGGTGCAGTGCAGAAAAAGCCGGTCGGTCACCCGGTTGCTGATGATGATGGAGTAGGAAGTATCGACCCGCGGATCCACCAAAATCCTCTCCGCCAGTTCGGGGCCCCGCTTGGCGATGATCTGCCGAAGGATTCCGCCCAGCGGATCGTCGCCGGTTTTGGCGATCAACATGGTCGGGATTCCCAAATGGTGAAGGGCCAAGCCGGTGTTGGAGACCGGGCCGCCGCTGCAAAACTGCGCCGATCCGATCTGCACCAGTTTTCCCGGTTTCAACAGGGAAGGCAGGTCGTGGTTTGTTAAATGCTCGAAATCCGGGAGGATATCCAGGCAAATGTGACCGGCCACGACAGCCCGCAAAGGTTTTGTCATATTGCTTCCTCCCGGCCGTATTTTAACGTTTTGCGGCCGCACGCCAAGGAGTAGCAAACCGCCGTTTCGACGGGGAAAAATCCTTCCGAGCGGTATAGGCGGATCGCCGATTCGTTTTCGGCATTCACTGATAGGATCACCGAGCGGAGTCCGTTTTGCCGGGCGAAGGCTTTGGCATGCCGCAACAGCATCCGTCCCAACCCCCTGCCTTGATGCGCCGTTTCGACGCTCAGGGCGGCGCCCTCGGCCGCCTTATTGTTTTCCTCTTCCCGCCGGATGTGCACCGTTCCGACGGGCTCGCCCTCGCACTCTAACAGGCACAGCCCGCCCGCGAGGTAAGATTTGCCGCCGAACCAACCGCTCACCATCCGAGGGGTGCATTCGACGTGCCCGGCAAGATCCCGGAAACTCCGGTTGATGAGATCCGGGAAGAGACGGATGCCGATCCGGTCTTCCGGTCTCACAACCTGGAGCGAGTATCCGGCGGGAAAGACCGCCTCCTCGGCGGCCGCATGCCGGCATTCCAGGACGTAGGAAAACCGTTCCACGGAGAACCCCAGCCCTTCCATCACAACCCGGATTTCGGTCTTCCGTTCCGGGAGGAATAAGTATACGCTGCGCAGGCCGTGAAAATGCGGACGGACAGCATCCAAAAGCCGGGAATAGGCCTCCTGCGAATTGTCCACGGCATGGAAAATGGAAAACCTTCCCTTCCCGGCCTTTCGATATTCCCGGCTGCGCATCAACGCCGCCGCGCCCGCGATTTCGTCTTACTTCCGAAGAAGGAAAGCCGGATACTCAGGAGAAAGTCCAAAATCCCTCCCCGGCAGGAACGATTCATCGTGTTCCCGGCCGTGCGCCTTGGAGTACCGCAGCAATAATGATTCGTTTTTCGAACCGGCTTTTTCGACGACGGTTTCCATCTACTCCGCCAGCATCGGCGAAGGAAAATGCGATCCGGGCAAAGGTTCGAGTTGGGTGGGATGGGCGTAATCCATTCCATCGACGCACCCGACGCTCTCCGGATCCTCCGAGAGTTGCGGATGGTGAAGTAGGCACGAGGGGTCGAGCACGCGCCACCGGCCCTCCACCCGCACCACCGCATAGACATGCCCGGAATTGTGGACCAATCCGGTCGCCGCGGAAACGCGGCCGGGAGGGATTCCCGACCGGTATAGCAGCGTGACGAACGTAAACGCCTTTGAGTTGCAGGCCTCCATCGGAAGCTTCCCGAAATGCGCATACGCCTTCGCCATGTCCCCGATGGAAACCCAGGCGTTCTCGGGAGAGAGTCGGACCAAATAGGCCCACGCCTCCTGATGGCCGGGATCGCCGATGAAGTCGCCGTTTTCCTCCAGCCATGCCCACACCCGCCGGATCCTGCGCCAGGCTTCCCGGTCGTCTGCCGTGTCCTGCGTTGGAAGCCCGAGGTCGGCCAGCAGGCGCCCGATTTCCTCATTCTGCCTATCAATATCCGGATAAAAGTAATCCGGAGGCCCCGCGATGTTGCCGCCTTCGCGCCAGCATCCGTCCGCATCGCAGGTATAGACGACCTCCCCTTCGTACAAGGTCTGCTCGCGAATACTATATGGGAGTGTTGTGGTGGCCGTGGGGGAGGCGGCCGCCAAAGGCGCGGCAGTATCCGGCGAGGGATTCTCCGCCGGAACATCGCAGGCGGCGGCCAGCAGAAGTAATCCGGAACACAGCGCGGTTTGATAATCCAGTAATCGTTCGGCGGCCATCGGATGATTTTGCAGATGATTGGCTTTTGGTTTTTTCCACACAGTTTTTTCCGCCGGATTGATCGGAAGGTTTTTTCCTCCCGGCTTTTCAGCCGCCGAAGGCCTGCAGGAAGAAGTAGGCGGTTAACCCGATCGCCGCCGCCCAGGTGAGCAGGTACAACGCGGCGGTTCTCTTCCCCCCTTTAGCAATCCACTCCCCGGTGGCATCGTCCACATCCAAGGGATACTTCAGGGAGATGGCGTCCACCAGTATGGAGACTCCGGGACGCGAGGGAAGGAATAGCGCCGGCTCGGGCGACTCGTCTCCGATCCGCAGATCGGGCAGGGATTTCGATTTGCCTTCGATCACCTCCCCGGTGCCGGTCCGGATCTCATAGGAATATTCAAGCACCGGGACGTCATTGATGCTCATCCCCGTCTGCCTGCTGGACAGGATTCGCGCGTCGGCGATTTCCCCATATCGCAGAAGAGCCGTCTGGCGCAATCCGCCGACCGCGGCCGTGAGGAACGTCCCCGCCCCGACCGCTGGAAAAATCAGTACGAATAAAACCCAGGGGGAAAACACCGAAATCCGCGCGCCTTGAATCCGCGCGACAGAAGGATCCTCGGGCACGTATTCCACGATCACGGGGACTTCCACGGACCAGCGTTTTCCGGTAGAGTAACTTACGCCAGAATAATCCCGCTCA from Anaerolineales bacterium includes the following:
- a CDS encoding transglutaminase domain-containing protein, giving the protein MWKKPKANHLQNHPMAAERLLDYQTALCSGLLLLAAACDVPAENPSPDTAAPLAAASPTATTTLPYSIREQTLYEGEVVYTCDADGCWREGGNIAGPPDYFYPDIDRQNEEIGRLLADLGLPTQDTADDREAWRRIRRVWAWLEENGDFIGDPGHQEAWAYLVRLSPENAWVSIGDMAKAYAHFGKLPMEACNSKAFTFVTLLYRSGIPPGRVSAATGLVHNSGHVYAVVRVEGRWRVLDPSCLLHHPQLSEDPESVGCVDGMDYAHPTQLEPLPGSHFPSPMLAE
- a CDS encoding carbohydrate kinase family protein, translated to MTKPLRAVVAGHICLDILPDFEHLTNHDLPSLLKPGKLVQIGSAQFCSGGPVSNTGLALHHLGIPTMLIAKTGDDPLGGILRQIIAKRGPELAERILVDPRVDTSYSIIISNRVTDRLFLHCTGANDTFSSADIDFEAVRGADIFHFGYPPALRRMYVDGGSELARVMRSAKETGATTSLDMSLPDRNAESGSVDWRQIYRGAMPYVDIFLPSLEELLFTLRRSEFERLSSTDGFSRPADPRLLEDIGGELLDMGVKIILVKMGEHGAYMRTAGGAALKTIGRARPAPEASWADRERWIPCFAVNAVGTTGAGDSTIAGFLGGLLRRTSIGEAMTMAVAVGACNVEAADSLSGLRTWEATRERVRAGWERRPLKIKADGWHWSDHQGMWIGPREKAVL
- a CDS encoding DUF2202 domain-containing protein; translated protein: MIGKLLTYGLIGGLATVLIGGSAYVLIRAESQSIQMEQYRNSQNQDPLGRGAGAESNGPSGENQSGGQSADQNGSSNRPADAGQGNGSPAFSSAASAALSADEIALTASLLEEEKLARDVYLELYRRWEYNAFQNISQSEQTHMDALISLLAGGGISDPLAGFGEGEFPTAAVQELYAQFTAMGSESLASALRAGAAIEEIDILDLERIQSGTSAPALLNVLDNLRRGSINHLQAYSAAYERETGTSYIPQYMSQEAYDALMAGAGRGARGPQGGGKGGGSREGSCG
- a CDS encoding GNAT family N-acetyltransferase; this translates as MDAVRPHFHGLRSVYLFLPERKTEIRVVMEGLGFSVERFSYVLECRHAAAEEAVFPAGYSLQVVRPEDRIGIRLFPDLINRSFRDLAGHVECTPRMVSGWFGGKSYLAGGLCLLECEGEPVGTVHIRREEENNKAAEGAALSVETAHQGRGLGRMLLRHAKAFARQNGLRSVILSVNAENESAIRLYRSEGFFPVETAVCYSLACGRKTLKYGREEAI
- a CDS encoding DUF3592 domain-containing protein, whose amino-acid sequence is MLSNRIRRLAPPPRPVPLTMVCSAMLGITGSFGAIFLIVGLIFTIIFTRGYRPIDNLRLASSAKTARGIITGVSETNAIENDVVVYAYRFTFTARDERDYSGVSYSTGKRWSVEVPVIVEYVPEDPSVARIQGARISVFSPWVLFVLIFPAVGAGTFLTAAVGGLRQTALLRYGEIADARILSSRQTGMSINDVPVLEYSYEIRTGTGEVIEGKSKSLPDLRIGDESPEPALFLPSRPGVSILVDAISLKYPLDVDDATGEWIAKGGKRTAALYLLTWAAAIGLTAYFFLQAFGG